The segment CCTTTTGGGAGGAACTATCAAGATTTAAAAATTGAGACAATGCATACATAAGGGTTGCTCCATGCTACTTGCTTCAGAGAGAAACATTAGGAGGTGGGATAATccttttttgatttatttcatcTATCCCATGacatgttcttaaaaattgtggTCATTCTCAGTTAAGTGAATTCGTCATATTTTCTGGAACATCCTCCCACCTAGATTTTAATGGAAAACCCAATCCCCTCAAAGGTGGCCTTTTCCATATGGATGCATGTCAGACAAGACTCTGGGAGCAGATAACTTGATTTCTAgaaagtgaaaattttcaaaccaatgTAGGCTTACAGTCATCTTCATCCccatttttccttctcttctaTCGTCTAGGCAAGATCATCTCCTGAGTTTGTGGTGTGAAGGATAATGCTAAGGTCATTATCAGAATTAATGAATAGATGGGTTTTTATAACTTGGGAAATAAAAGGTAATATTAAATTGGAAGTTGTCATATTTCCTATTTCCTGTTTTATGGTTCATCGGGAAGGAgggaaacaaaaggaattttcagaGTGAGGAGCTGTCCTTGGTTGACATTGTGGCTCAAATCAAGATTTGGTTTTTGATGTTCTGACATGTCTCACTTTAGAGAGGCCCAGTCCATTGTTGTCTATAGAACAGTCTCTTTTGCTGGTATAGAGCTAAACAGCAGTAGCTGCTAAGTGTTATTGTTCTTTGGCTTTATGGAGAAATAGAGTCTAGGCATTTGTTCTATCACATATTGCTTTACCTTCATTTATGGCATATACTCATGGATAGGGAATTATTTGTATTTCAAGAacagaataaataaacaaataaataaaggtaTATATGGTGCCCATTTAAGAAAAGCTCTTCCCTAAGATTTCATCCTTCTCCACTTTCTCTACATTACAAGACTAATTAAACCTTATCCATCTATTGTCTATCAAACTTAGGTAACACTGAAATAAGGAACCTTACCTAATTTCCACTAGTTTCATATATGCAACTTTGCAAATTCCTAGAATTTGGTGGTACCGGCTTCCTCATTGTACAAGCATAGGACTTAGTAAAGTAGAACCGGGGGTCATGCTGCTTGCTCAACTAGCTGATTTTACACCACCGTAAACACCCTTATTAGCGACAGTAGGTAGGATGGGCCTGTTAATTGGCTCCAGGTTGTTGATCTAGTTGTTTGTAGTTTTCTTTGATCAAATTGGTACattcataaataatatatatatccatTCAGATGTATACCCAGTTCACCAAGTTCTACCATTGCAGGGTTCAATTCTACTCTtgagaaaaaatggaaacaaaataaataaataaataaataaaaataaaataaaaggagagAGAGTTTGATCCTGGCTCAGAAAAAAGATTACTCAGTTTCTAAACCTTACCCTCCATGCCTAATTTACAAATTTAGGGAAGAGTGACCACTTCACGCAAAAATGCCAGGGTACAGTATCCATCTCACCCACCCAAGATCCCACTAGGGAGGGACCATCATTTGGACATGATCATGTTATGCATAAGTTTTTTCATGATAGAAGTACCAATAACATACCTTTCCATGCATTCCCTCAATGGCTTTCTCAGATTCCTCTTCAGTGGAATAACGAAGGAAAGCAAAGCCTCTTGGTCTATTTGCTATTTTATCCATCACAAGATTaactataaacaaataaaaaatcttttcagAAACTAGGAAAATAAAAGTTTCTGAGAATATAGTAGCAATTACCAATATATAGCTAAACAAGATAAAGATACCAAACTATATTGAGCAAATCAAGGGAACAAAGCAAGCAATAAGTTTAGATTCAGTGCTCTCACCCTCTACAAGTTGGCCAAAGGTTTCAAAAGCATTTCTCAAGCTCTCTTCAGTGGTGCGGAATGACAGCCCTGCATGCAATAGAATATTCATCATTGCTTCATTACACACTTagagaaacaaatgaaaaaggCAGAAGCCAACTGCAGGAAGGTATGCTGCACATATATTGACAGATCTCTCACCAAAAGGCTTCAGAATTACACAAGCAATCAAGTGGGTACCTTAAATCTGATGAAAGATGTGGAAAGAAACCACTGAATATCTAACACAGATAAATTTGCACAATtgttttttccaatttaatattcACTCGCTCCTATATATCCAATTTGCAtttgaaaaccttttaacaGATTCTAAGTATATATATGAAGGTAactttctcttctctctcacACATGAGGCACAAATTTACACTAGCATCAACATTGCAACAATGGCCTAAATGACAACCATGGCATCATTGAAATTAACCTACAAGAACCATGTTGTCTGCAGGAGCATATCCTTTGACCAAGAATGATAACCTTGATCAAATGGCAGAACCAAAGGCAGCTAACTTACAGCTTGTGGcaaaatggaaataatatatCTAGCATATAATGCTCGGAGAAATGAAACCTGGTCGATGAAAAGCTCATGAATCTAGCATATTTGGAATTGTCTTCTTCTTTCCAAGGAAAAGGAGCTAAGCCTTGTGCTTGACACAGAAACTGCTCATAGCCTCAAAGCTCACCACAAAAATGCCCAGAGACGATTACTATCCACCCTTCTCCATTTACCAATCATATGCATTTCATAAAAGCCTCTTCATCCTCATTTTATCAAGCTTCCTCATATAGTGAAACTAAGCCAAGAACATATTGAAGTTTGAGACTATGCAAAACCATGCATTTGCATGGATTTGCTTACTCAAATCTTGAAGATAGATTCCACTAGTGGAATGATGATATTTGCATGTTAATCTCAGTAAGGATAACCCATTAAGACACCTTCTAGTCAGGAACATCTTGAAAAGGATTTTAAAGATATAGATTAAGtccattattttaatataaagagttaatgtattttatatagaatttactgttactttctatttttaaaaatagaaatcatcAACTgtatctagattttttttttgatagattatCTAGATGAACCCTAAGTTATTTGTATCCTTCCTTTTGACCCTTTTCATATCAGAAAAGAATTAATTCTGCAAGTTGAAGAGTTGCtctttctttcatcatttttattactcaataaatcaaaagaaaaagaataaaagaacaCGTTTGGTGGGAAGATGAAAACTGCCTTCTGCTtccaaaaacagaaaaataaaacccaCACAGAAAACATGCTTGGTCAATGGTAAAGCAACTACAAAAACTACTTTTGCAAATGTTTTCTACAACTGatccattaaaatttttttttttcaggcaATTTTTAGTTTGGGAAGCCTGTTTGGTTGTCACTGCCAAACAAGCccaaaatatttcaacaaatatgaaatttattttattagaacccaaaaaaaaagaaaaaaaaaacctggcATTTATACTTCTAAACAAAATCCACATTACAATATGAATAgccaagaaaataaacaaaaattcagggaaattaaaaaaaaaaaaaaaattgaacaaagaGTGAAAGCCGAGCaccaaaatattccaacaaatatgaaattgaaGGGATTAAAACCCAAAAAAGGGACTGAAACAAGACTTCCAAACAAAACCcacatcaaaatataattaacccagaaaacaaaacaaaaattcatgCATATTAttaggaaatttaaaaacaaaacaagaagagTGGGAGCTGAGCACCAAAATAATCCAGGAGACATGCGATCGATTTGATTAAAGACCAGAACACTTCTAAACAAAACTCGCATCACAATTTGATAAACCAGAAGATTaaacacacatacacacaaacacaaaaattgatgcatatgatttagaaaattcaaaaaaaaaaaggacaaatagAGTGAGAACTGACCACTGACATAGAGCCTGGTTTTTGGAATGGAAGGTTGGTTTGGAGAAGAAGGCAGGCAGGCCACCGCAAAAAGGTCATTTCCATTTCTGGGTCGGTTGAATGGCCCCCAAGAAGACGAAGAAGGTGCAGAGCAGGTACGAAGATGAGGCGGATGATGAAGACTTATTGGATAAAGGATTTTTCGTTTGTATGTTTGAGTTGAAAATGGCGATGAGGAAATTGGGAGGCCAATTATGAGTGCTGCTGCTTCCATTCTCCTCTTTCCTCTAATCCCCAAATATATTCACTGATTTAGAAGCACTACTCCTTCCCACTTCCCACTTCCCATCCCTCTCcttttatcttttccttttaatttagataatatttatcatttttcccaaaataaaaggaaaacttaaattatattcacagtgtttctttattaaatatgaaaaataattcaaaaaatggtAATAATTTGAATCTTTATTAGAATTagtttattcaataaaaaataatttaaataatattatgaaaaatgaaaactaagggttaaaatttaattttcattatttaatattattttcctaattttgatTACTTAGAAatccctttttattttgttaattcaaattatttttttataaaatttataaaattatcccGTATCTGATTTCTTCACTTCACAGCTCTTGCAACCTTgtagtttataaaataaatatattagagagtttatttaataataatttgacttttaattttgaataatttgtttaatataaattaatttatatattgtttgtcATTTCCCTTCTTTAAaggattaatttcatttacatcTTTTAAGGTTTtggataaatatatttagtcctcgtaaatttgaaaattataaataaaaatgatagagaaaatatttgatgaaatttcaaaccaataaaACTTAGGTGTATTTAACCAATACCTCAAGGgaggtaaataaaattaacaatttcCCTAAATGGGCGGTTTAGTGAGGTAGCGCTTGACTACTTCAAATGCTTGTTTGCATTCATATGTCCAATCGAATGTGTTTGCTCCCTTGAGCATGAGGAAGAAAGGTCCCAGCTTGCCAGTGAAACGAGCTATGAAACACCCCAAAGCTGCAAGACGACTTGTGAGGCATTGCAACTTCTTTTTGTTGCTTGGGGTGAGTGTTATGAGGACAACTTTTATTTGATCCGAATTAACTTCAATTCCTCTTTGGGTCAccataaaccctagaaacttTCTTGCACTGATGCCAAATGCCCACTTAGCTAGATTGAGCTTCATGTTGTATGCCCGCATCAAACGGAATGCTTCTTCGAGCTGCTGGATGTGCTTAGTTTGGGTTTCATTTTTTACAACAATGTTATCAATGCAGACTTTCTCAGTTCGTCCAATCAATGGCTTGAAGATTTTCGTCATTAGTCTCTTATAAGTAGCACCGACATTCTTAAGCCCGAATGACATGACTTTGTAGCAATACAACCTATGTGGTGTAACAAAGGTTGTCTTATTCTCATCCGGTTGGAACATAGGGATTTGATGATATCTGGAGAAGGCATCTAAGAAGGAGAGCATCCCATGTCTAGCGGTAGAATCAACTATCTGATCTATCCGAGGTAAGGGAAAGTTATCATTTGGGTAGGCGTCATTCAGATTAGTATAATCAACACAAACTTGCCACTTCCCATCCTTCTTTGGAACGACCACCACGTTTGTCAACCAGTCCGGATATTTAACTTCTTTGATAAATCCGGCTGCCAATAGTTTGTTAATTTATGTTTGAATGATTTTCTACCTGTCCAGATGAAAACGTCGGACCTCTTACCGGACAAGATGCGAAGAGGGCATGCCATTAAGTTTGTGACAGGCCATAGATAGATGAATTCTTGGCATATCTGAGTGAGTCCAGGCAAAGATGTCCTTGTTTCCCTAAAGCACACTTCCTAGTAATTTCAGTTTGTCCTGCGTAAGTAGGGAGCTGGTATAGGTGATTTGATTGTGCTATGTGAGAGGCATAGTGGCTGGAGTGGATCAACTATAGATGGATCTTTCTCTGCAGAGCTCAGTAACTGTTATTGCTCCCTTGTATTTGATGATTCCGGACTCGCCTCCTTGCCGGTTGGATGTCCGAAATCTAGTGTCACCTGATAACATTGGCACGCGACTAGCTGACTGCTGAGGAAATCAACTTGTCCCTCCTCCGTGAGGTAGCTCACCATCTGATGGTAGGTAAAGGGAATGAATTTCATTATATGGGGACAAATCGTCGACCACTGAGAATTGTATGTTTAGGGTGACTGGGCCAGCTTGGACGAGCAACACAATGTCACCTAGAGAAGTTGTCGTAGCTTCATTAAACCCGAACAACAAACGCCCTGGGTTCTTTAGGGCTGATGGTGAGTAGCCCATCTACTTGTAGGCTGACATTTGCAAGAGGTCAACTGAGCTACCCGGATCAACCAAAACCCTTCTCACGTCGAATCTGCCTACACTTAGTGTTAAGACTAAGGCATCTTCATGCGGTTGTAATACTCAGTTAGCACCTACTGAAGTGAAAGTAATCGTGTCGTCAATGGGGCGTACACTCTCTTCCGAAAAGTTGCGCTGAATGGAGTTGACCCACTCTCTTACAGAGGCTGCATGAAACAATCTTCGCCTTTGCCTCTTAGAACTATGTCTATCGTCTACGGGGTCTCCATGTATGTAGTTGATGACAAATTTGGGAACTGTTAGAGAAGCAGGGGCTTGGACAGCTAGCTCTTGTGATGTCTCTCTTTGTCTGCCAGTTGTGTGGACATAATGTTTTAGGTGCCCAACTTTGATTAGTTTCTCCACCAAGTAATGGAGACTCTTGCATTGCTCAGTGGTATGGTTGTGATCCTTATGATAGGAACACCTTTTGTTGTATCCCGTTTAACTGGATCTATTTTGATCGACTCTGGCCATCTGAAGTTTGATAGCAGATCATCAGGATGAGTCTCTCATATAGGATATTGAGGATGGTCAATCTCGTCTGATTATGCTACTGCCTCTTGCTAGCTTGCCTCAATTAGTTCGAGGGGTTAGAACTTCCTGCCTTATCGTCCTTGGTTTGACGATTGGTGACTAAGACTTGTTGAGTAGCTGCCCGAACATCGTCTTTGAGCATGAAGTATTTGTCTACTCCCCTGAATAGGTCATCCATCGTTGCAGGCAGCTTCTTTACGAGAGACTCAAAAAATGACGTGTCTAGGCCGATGCTTCGCTTGAAGATATGTAAGATGACATCCATACTGCAAGACTCCACTTGGAGCACGACTTGCTCTAACCGCTTCATGAAGTCTCTGAGTGACTTGTTCTCCTGTAACTTAATGTTCTACAAGGTGCTTATGTTCTACTTATGGTGAGCGAAACATAAGTAGTGGTCTATAAAGGCTTCCAATATATCTCGGAAAGTGTTCATGAAATTCTATGGGAGATAGTGGAACCAAGAAAGAGCTTGGTCGTGTAGGTTGGTTGGAAAGACCTTGCACAACAGTGCATTATTCCCTATATCGAGGGTCATGAGCCACCTGAAGTGCATGAAGTGATCAAATAGATTGTTTGTTCCGTCGTACATGGTGAATTTTGGCACTATGAACCCCCTAGATGGCTTATAGTTAATAATATGAGGGTCGAatggcgtggagagcatgttaTCAACCCGTCGGCAGACAGAGCTGGGTGGAACTTGGATCACCAGGGCCCCAGCTTGCTGTTGCCTTGGCGGTTGAGAAGGTCATCCCGACATAACTACTGCAGCTAGGGGACCTAGATGGGCCTTCAAGGTTTTTGATATGCATGGTTGCCCCTCCACGCTTGGTATCTGAGGTCTCAATCGAGCTCGCATCGCATTTGACAAACGTGACTTTCTACCACGCCTCCTCTTCATTGATGTCCGGGTAGAGTTGACGCCTTCGTCCAACTATGTTTAGTAAGCTGGTAAAACCTCCTCCTTAGACCATCTCGTGTAGCTACCAAAGGAGAACTTTGTGTTCCCGAGGAAATATACCTCATTAGTTCATTTTGAGGTTGTTTGTTGGCTTTGAGGGTGCCGACTTTGAGAGGGGCCTGATGCTGACATTTATTCCCGCAAATCTTCATTCTCTTATTTGAGTTGCTTCATTTGGTGGAGTAGAGACTGCATATGCCAATCATTCTCTTGTTGGCGTCTCTTCATCATTTCATGCTAAACAAAGTAGTCTTTGCCACCCATAGTTGATGATCGACTTCTGGAGGGTGTTGACATCCTTAGTCGTTCCCACAAACGATGTTAATGTTGGTGTCGAGTCAACTGAATTCAGGTCCTTCTAGCTTCACTAGAGTCAAGCGGACTTCTTCCCCACACAAAAGGATGTCCGAACAGGTGGTTCAGGCACGTCCCTCCAAAGCTTAAGTTAGAAATCACTGAGGATAGCTTTAACTATTTTTGTGGGAGAGAATGAGTGTGTTCCTTTTCATACTTCttgaggggtttatatagagttgATGACACTGTCATTATAGTAATTGCCCTTAAGGCGAAAATAGAGCCTTGATAGGACAGTCAACGTTGTCGCTGCTGTGTGGATTGAGCAATCACATCAAGTAAGGATTGCTGATTGATGCCATTTGCTGACTATTGTGCCAAAATCTCAAATCATGTAGCTGACTGTCCATTTAGCTGCCAATGTCCGGGATTGTGTGTAACAATTGATTGACATTGACTTTTGGGTGTAAATGGCCCTAAGTCCGTCACTCAGACATCAGACGTCTAGGCTATTGCTCAGACATCAGGCGTGGTTAACCACACATGTCAGAAATCTTGAGGACTTTGACTAGATTGATTTGCCCGTTTGAAAGGTCCAATCAGCTTGGTCTATCCATACCGTCTGGCATTGTGAGCTCGTTTGAAAAGTCCAGTCTGCTTGGTATATCCATTCCATCTGGCATTTATGAGCTCGTTTGAAAAGTCAGCCGACTTGGTCTGTCCAATCCATCTGACATTGTGGAAGAGGAAAACTTCTCACTTCTAGTGCTAGACGGTGCTTATCTTGATCCAGATGGAGTGATCCCATATAGGTTATATGTTTGCCCTAGTCGGCCAAAGGGTCTTTAGTTTGGGAAGAACACGTGGAGGGAAACTCCCCACAATATTGATTGTGATTCCATTTCCTTTTTGTAAGGAAtcactttaataaaatttttgatcatggatttattctttatttttcatagatTATGTCTTCCATAcccattatatatattatattactttttttttaaatataaaatattttcaaggattataattaatttctatcttattaatatatatatattttttttatcaaatatattttcctttcataAAATCCAGGCAGTTGTATGTTTTTTCATCCAACAAGATGCGAAAGTACGGTCGAGTCGTCGGACTCCTTGTCCCAGAGTAACATCACACTTTGTTGGTGTTGGTTTCCCAGCCATGTCCCACCTCCCAAATGCAGCGGCGGTGCTCTACCACTACCCGTGTCCAGACGGCGCATTCGCAGCCCTGGCCGCCCACCTCTACCTGAGAGCCACCTCCACCCCCACCCTCTTCTTCCCCAACAGAGTCTACTCCCCCGTCTCCACCCACCATCTCCCTCTCCCCCAAATCTCCCACCTCTACCTTCTTGACTTTGCGGGTCCTCCCGATTTCCTGCCCCAAGTCTCCCCCAACGTCCCCCAAGTCACTGTCCTTGACCACCACAAGACTGCTCTGCAACTGCTCCAGAGTTGGAATCCCTCCAATGCCCTCAAAGTCATTGATGTCGGGAGAAGTGGGGCCACcattgcttttgattatttCAAGCAGAGGGCGGTGGAGGAGGGGCTCCTGGAGGTTGCCGGGGAGTTTGAGAGGGTCAGGAGGGTGTTTGAATATGTTGAGGATGGGGATTTGTGGAGGTGGGGTCTTGAGAATAGTAAGGCTTTTAGCAGTGGCTTGAACGACATGAATCTTGAGTTTGATGTTGGGTTGAATCCCTCCTTGTTTGACCAGGTAAATTTCAAACGGTTTGGTTTACAGTTTGAGCATGGAATTGGTTGTTTTGTGGTTATTTGGCTTGATATACAATATTGCCTCATTACCTAAATCATTGCTTGTCTTAGTAATGAGTAAGTTAACATGAATTTAAGTATGATGTTCAAGGATTTGAATTTATAGTATAATGTTGGGTTGAATCCATCGTTGTTTGAGCAGGTAATTTCAAAtgttttggtttcttttgtggttatttttttagttaaaattgtTAAGTGTTGGCAGGCTTGATGTGTATGACTGTCCATTACTTAAAAAGTCTATATacttttgaattaattggttgTTTAATATGATATTCTTCCACTGATTCCTCCATTTGTTGCCAAATGTGACTCCGTTTGTTAAACTTAATTGTTTGTGACCATTACCTAAAGCTTAAACTTTTGGATTAGGTGGTGGTTTAATAGTAACCCTATTGTGAGAATTATGACATTGATGATTTGGATATGGTAAAAACTCAATATGAACAATAATTTAGGGTATGTAGAAGATGGGGAATCAGTGGGCGTTGAGAACTCTAAGACTTTTAGTAGCGGGTTGAAGGGTTTGAAATTCTGAATATTGAGTATGATGTCAGATTAAATTCCTTCCTGTTTGAACgggtttttttttgggtattttgtttttgtttttgacttATTAGTAGGAGTTGTTGCATTATTTGGCTTGATATAGGGTGTTGGCTCATTACTTAAAATGTTAGGGTTTTGGGTTAATTGTTAGTTTAATATGACGTTCCTCTATTTGTTGCCAAATGTGAAGTGGGATATTGAGTGTTAACTTCCATGAGACATGTTTTTTTGCCATTATGTAAAAGTTTAAGCTTTGGGGATTAGTTGGTAATTAAACAATAATATCATGAGAAATATGgcacaaaatttttattatgacATAAATTCAACGCATCTCAAGATTGTGCTGTCAGTTAagttatattttcaaatgtttctGGTTAGATTTTGAGGAAGGACTTGGttgtttttcattatattagTTAGTTGTAATTGTTTAAGTGTTATCTGGTTTGATATATAGAGTTGACCTGTtacctaaaagtttaagcttttgGTTTAAATAGGTAGTTCAATATGGTATTTCTCCATTTGTCAGTGCATGTCAAATGGGGTGCTAATTGTTAGTTAGCTTGACATAGATTGGTGGCTGATAATACTGAAAAGTTTAGATTTTGTGGTATTTGGTAGTTTAACAAGAATAGCATCACAAGAATTATGGAATCAAACATTCGAATTTGTCCAAAAATCCATACAAGTAAGAATTTTGCCGTTGGTTTAGATATAGTTTCCAATTGACTTGCTTGGTATTTGGAAATCCATAAAGCCATAAGAGTGGATTCATTTCTAGTGTGATTAATTCATTGGATCTACTTTATATTCTAAGCAAGTTTTGTTTCACTTTTTGAAGCACTCTAAACTTTGtccaaaattttacatattttttttgtgatggTTAGAATGTTTGTATTTTTGACTAACTTTTCTTCATGAAATTAAATCTGTAATCATCtgaataaccttttttttttttggataagaaaTTCTTCCAAGCTTCAATGCTTATGTTATTTTGTTCCCATGTTAAATAGAGATGAAAACTAAGTGAatttgatctctctctctctctctctctctctctctctctctatctatatatatatatatatatatattccagaTATTGGATTATTTCCTTGCCCTTAATCACATACTGCTAGATTGCATTGATGTTATACTAAACAGATATTAATTCCAGTTATAGCCATAGTTTTTAACTCGTAAAACGTATCATGtatcattttcctatttttccaTATTGCGTATTGTATCATGTATCTAAGCTTTTTgtatagagaaaaataaatagaaaaatatgtatatgtgAATATCTAGTAAAAGTATGAAGTATAGAGTAATATATATCCAATTTTATGGAAGATAGTAGGATCTAAAGAGTTAATCTATATCATGtaatatgaaaacat is part of the Vitis riparia cultivar Riparia Gloire de Montpellier isolate 1030 chromosome 17, EGFV_Vit.rip_1.0, whole genome shotgun sequence genome and harbors:
- the LOC117904235 gene encoding organelle RRM domain-containing protein 6, chloroplastic; translation: MEAAALIIGLPISSSPFSTQTYKRKILYPISLHHPPHLRTCSAPSSSSWGPFNRPRNGNDLFAVACLPSSPNQPSIPKTRLYVSGLSFRTTEESLRNAFETFGQLVEVNLVMDKIANRPRGFAFLRYSTEEESEKAIEGMHGKFLDGRVIFVEVAKPRSELRQNQNQRRY
- the LOC117904998 gene encoding uncharacterized protein LOC117904998; translated protein: MSHLPNAAAVLYHYPCPDGAFAALAAHLYLRATSTPTLFFPNRVYSPVSTHHLPLPQISHLYLLDFAGPPDFLPQVSPNVPQVTVLDHHKTALQLLQSWNPSNALKVIDVGRSGATIAFDYFKQRAVEEGLLEVAGEFERVRRVFEYVEDGDLWRWGLENSKAFSSGLNDMNLEFDVGLNPSLFDQLLSLDLETVINEGMVSLSKKQALIDEALEQSYEIALGGGTFGHCLAVNADSISELRSELGHQLANKSCNLKLRGIGAVVYRVPELKNDQFLKISLRSVDKEDTTTISQEYGGGGHRNASSFMLSPAEFDKWKV